Proteins from a genomic interval of Zingiber officinale cultivar Zhangliang chromosome 1B, Zo_v1.1, whole genome shotgun sequence:
- the LOC122048080 gene encoding RGG repeats nuclear RNA binding protein A-like codes for MATDNPFDLLGDNDHDDPSQFIVAHQKVAAAKKPAAVAATTPAVAKLPTKPLPPSQAVRESREVRNNDAPVRGGAGRGGLGRGRGGRGPNREFGNDYANGFSRNYGGVGGEDGDTDKPEKERPTRQPFGGGRRGGYGGRGGYGNDESGGDSERPPRRLYERRSGTGRGYEVKRLGAGRGNWGTVADESLEQEKEDVLKSDEKPTEGRQEQENTSLTEESKDKEGAANEAEEKEEDKEMTLEEYEKIKEEKRKALLALKAEERKVEIDKELQSMQLLTTKKEIDPIFVRLGSDKEASKKKENNDNDERSKKPLNINEFFKTGEGKQYYSAASRGRGRGRGDRAPFRSGYGGRGSSFAAAAPSIEDPGQFPTLGVK; via the exons ATGGCGACCGATAATCCCTTCGATCTACTGGGAGACAACGACCACGATGATCCCTCGCAGTTCATCGTCGCTCATCAGAAGGTGGCGGCGGCCAAAAAACCCGCTGCGGTAGCCGCCACTACTCCGGCAGTGGCGAAGCTACCAACGAAACCGCTTCCCCCTTCTCAAGCTG TGAGGGAATCGAGGGAAGTCAGGAATAATGATGCCCCGGTACGTGGTGGTGCTGGCCGTGGCGGGCTTGGACGCGGAAGAGGTGGACGAGGCCCAAATCGTGAGTTTGGAAATGATTATGCGAATGGGTTTTCTAGGAACTACGGCGGTGTTGGAGGCGAAGATGGTGATACTGACAAACCCGAAAAGGAACGCCCAACACGTCAGCCATTTGGCGGTGGTCGTCGTGGTGGATATGGGGGCCGTGGTGGTTATGGTAATGATGAATCTGGAGGTGATTCTGAACGACCTCCACGCAGGTTGTATGAGCGTCGCAGTGGTACTGGTCGTGGTTATGAGGTGAAACGTCTAGGTGCAGGTCGTGGTAACTGGGGAACCGTAGCTGATGAGTCACTGGAGCA GGAAAAGGAGGATGTTCTCAAGTCTGATGAGAAACCAACTGAGGGGCGTCAAGAACAGGAAAACACATCATTAACCGAGGAGAGCAAGGATAAGGAGGGTGCTGCTAATGAggctgaagaaaaggaagaggacaAG GAGATGACTTTAGAAGAATATGagaaaatcaaagaggagaaaagaaaagcCTTACTTGCATTGAAAGCTGAGGAGAGGAAGGTTGAAATCGACAAGGAGTTGCAATCCATGCAACTACTAACAACAAAGAAAGAAATCGACCCTATTTTTGTTAGATTG GGTTCTGACAAGGAGGCAagcaaaaagaaagaaaataatgaCAACGACGAACGGAGCAAAAAA CCCCTGAACATCAATGAGTTCTTCAAGACCGGTGAAGGTAAACAATACTACAGTGCTGCTAGCCGTGGACGTGGCCGAGGAAGAGGTGACCGTGCACCATTCAGAAGTGGTTATGGCGGCCGAGGTTCAAGCTTTGCAGCTGCTGCTCCATCAATTGAAGATCCCGGCCAGTTTCCTACTCTTGGCGTGAAGTAG
- the LOC122048090 gene encoding uncharacterized protein LOC122048090 isoform X1: protein MKLNDGQNSANKDSKNKKQEANKLQTTKDSNPRSDLWTNGLICAFEFVRFHKSPSAQKSISKTQFFQRNNNLDTRNQVNLSTQDGTSVQLLDDPESISDMNAIDDGAATFNADEIPQFDNSKIKTKNIKGLQCGRWVPIGWARISELVQLVQVDASWSSQQTYIADEEEDFTVADVAAPYWERPVGPTWWCHVTAGHHAIDAWLSNAQWLHPAINIALRDESRLISEKMKYLLYEVPVRVAGGLLFELLGQSIGDPHGEDDIPIVLRSWQAQNFLVTTLHVKGTASSINVLGITEVQDLLLAGGSAAPKSVHEVIAHLASRLSRWDDRLFRKYVFGAADEIELKFVNRRNYEDLNLLSIILNQEIRRLATQVIRVKWSLHAREEIVFELLHYLRGNASRIMLETIKKSTREMLEEQEAVRGRLFTIQDVMQSTVRAWLQDRSLRVTHNLTIFGGCGLVLSIITGLFGINVDGIPGGANTPYAFGLFAGVLFFIGIVLIGLGLLYLGLQNPITEEKVQVRTLELQQLVSMFQHEAETHAKVRDAISRHNLPPTAADVLQEAGYVIIP from the exons ATGAAGCTTAATG ATGGACAAAACTCTGCTAACAAAGACAGCAAGAATAAGAAGCAGGAGGCGAATAAGCTCCAGACAACTAAGGATAGCAATCCTAGAAGTGACCTATGGACAAATGGGCTCATCTGTGCTTTTGAATTTGTTCGTTTTCATAAATCACCAAGTGCGCAGAAATCCATTTCAAAAACCCAATTTTTTCAGAGAAATAATAATCTGGATACAAGAAACCAAGTAAACTTGTCCACACAAGATGGTACTTCTGTCCAACTCTTGGATGATCCTGAATCTATTTCTGACATGAATGCAATTGATGATGGTGCTGCAACCTTTAATGCTGATGAAATTCCGCAGTTTGATaactcaaaaattaaaaccaagaacATCAAGGGTTTACAATGTGGTCGTTGGGTTCCCATTGGATGGGCTAGAATTTCAGAGCTTGTCCAGTTGGTCCAAGTTGATGCTAGCTGGTCTTCACAGCAAACATATATAGctgatgaagaggaagattttacTGTTGCTGATGTTGCTGCTCCATACTGGGAACGACCAGTAGGGCCAACATGGTGGTGTCATGTCACTGCTGGCCATCATGCTATTGATGCATGGCTAAGCAATGCTCAATGGTTGCATCCAGCCATCAACATTGCTTTGAGAGATGAAAGCCGACTCATTAGTGAAAAAATGAAGTATCTTTTGTATGAG GTCCCAGTTAGGGTTGCTGGTGGGCTGTTATTTGAGCTTTTGGGTCAATCAATTGGTGACCCACATGGAGAAGATGACATACCAATTGTTCTCCGCTCTTGGCAAGCTCAAAACTTTTTAGTTACTACACTACATGTTAAAGGCACTGCATCAAGTATCAATGTACTTGGCATAACTGAAGTTCAG GATTTGCTTCTAGCTGGTGGAAGTGCAGCACCAAAGTCGGTTCATGAAGTCATTGCTCATTTAGCTAGCCGCCTTTCTCGGTGGGATGATAG ATTGTTCCGGAAGTATGTTTTTGGAGCAGCAGATGAGATTGAGCTAAAGTTTGTAAATAG GAGAAATTATGAAGATTTGAATCTGCTAAGTATCATACTGAACCAAGAAATCAGAAGATTGGCAACTCAG GTTATTAGAGTTAAATGGTCCTTGCATGCTAGGGAAGAAATTGTTTTCGAGCTTCTGCATTACTTGAGAGGAAATGCCTCAAGAATCATGCTAGAGACAATTAAGAAGAGCACCAGGGAGATGTTGGAAGAGCAAGAGGCTGTCCGTGGGCGGCTTTTTACAATTCAAGACGTTATGCAGAGTACAGTGCGTGCATGGCTACAA GATAGAAGCCTCCGCGTTACGCATAATTTGACCATCTTTGGTGGTTGCGGCCTAGTTCTTTCGATAATCACTGGGCTTTTTGGGATCAATGTGGATGGAATACCCGGGGGTGCAAACACGCCATATGCGTTTGGTCTCTTTGCCGGAGTTCTTTTCTTCATAGGGAttgttctgatcggtctagggttACTTTATCTTGGGTTGCAGAATCCGATTACTGAAGAAAAAGTTCAGGTGAGGACGTTGGAGCTCCAGCAGCTGGTCTCCATGTTCCAGCACGAAGCGGAAACCCACGCCAAGGTTAGAGATGCCATCTCAAGGCATAATCTACCTCCAACTGCGGCAGATGTGCTCCAGGAAGCAGGATATGTTATTATACCATGA
- the LOC122048090 gene encoding uncharacterized protein LOC122048090 isoform X2 produces the protein MKLNDGQNSANKDSKNKKQEANKLQTTKDSNPRSDLWTNGLICAFEFVRFHKSPSAQKSISKTQFFQRNNNLDTRNQVNLSTQDGTSVQLLDDPESISDMNAIDDGAATFNADEIPQFDNSKIKTKNIKGLQCGRWVPIGWARISELVQLVQVDASWSSQQTYIADEEEDFTVADVAAPYWERPVGPTWWCHVTAGHHAIDAWLSNAQWLHPAINIALRDESRLISEKMKYLLYEVPVRVAGGLLFELLGQSIGDPHGEDDIPIVLRSWQAQNFLVTTLHVKGTASSINVLGITEVQDLLLAGGSAAPKSVHEVIAHLASRLSRLFRKYVFGAADEIELKFVNRRNYEDLNLLSIILNQEIRRLATQVIRVKWSLHAREEIVFELLHYLRGNASRIMLETIKKSTREMLEEQEAVRGRLFTIQDVMQSTVRAWLQDRSLRVTHNLTIFGGCGLVLSIITGLFGINVDGIPGGANTPYAFGLFAGVLFFIGIVLIGLGLLYLGLQNPITEEKVQVRTLELQQLVSMFQHEAETHAKVRDAISRHNLPPTAADVLQEAGYVIIP, from the exons ATGAAGCTTAATG ATGGACAAAACTCTGCTAACAAAGACAGCAAGAATAAGAAGCAGGAGGCGAATAAGCTCCAGACAACTAAGGATAGCAATCCTAGAAGTGACCTATGGACAAATGGGCTCATCTGTGCTTTTGAATTTGTTCGTTTTCATAAATCACCAAGTGCGCAGAAATCCATTTCAAAAACCCAATTTTTTCAGAGAAATAATAATCTGGATACAAGAAACCAAGTAAACTTGTCCACACAAGATGGTACTTCTGTCCAACTCTTGGATGATCCTGAATCTATTTCTGACATGAATGCAATTGATGATGGTGCTGCAACCTTTAATGCTGATGAAATTCCGCAGTTTGATaactcaaaaattaaaaccaagaacATCAAGGGTTTACAATGTGGTCGTTGGGTTCCCATTGGATGGGCTAGAATTTCAGAGCTTGTCCAGTTGGTCCAAGTTGATGCTAGCTGGTCTTCACAGCAAACATATATAGctgatgaagaggaagattttacTGTTGCTGATGTTGCTGCTCCATACTGGGAACGACCAGTAGGGCCAACATGGTGGTGTCATGTCACTGCTGGCCATCATGCTATTGATGCATGGCTAAGCAATGCTCAATGGTTGCATCCAGCCATCAACATTGCTTTGAGAGATGAAAGCCGACTCATTAGTGAAAAAATGAAGTATCTTTTGTATGAG GTCCCAGTTAGGGTTGCTGGTGGGCTGTTATTTGAGCTTTTGGGTCAATCAATTGGTGACCCACATGGAGAAGATGACATACCAATTGTTCTCCGCTCTTGGCAAGCTCAAAACTTTTTAGTTACTACACTACATGTTAAAGGCACTGCATCAAGTATCAATGTACTTGGCATAACTGAAGTTCAG GATTTGCTTCTAGCTGGTGGAAGTGCAGCACCAAAGTCGGTTCATGAAGTCATTGCTCATTTAGCTAGCCGCCTTTCTCG ATTGTTCCGGAAGTATGTTTTTGGAGCAGCAGATGAGATTGAGCTAAAGTTTGTAAATAG GAGAAATTATGAAGATTTGAATCTGCTAAGTATCATACTGAACCAAGAAATCAGAAGATTGGCAACTCAG GTTATTAGAGTTAAATGGTCCTTGCATGCTAGGGAAGAAATTGTTTTCGAGCTTCTGCATTACTTGAGAGGAAATGCCTCAAGAATCATGCTAGAGACAATTAAGAAGAGCACCAGGGAGATGTTGGAAGAGCAAGAGGCTGTCCGTGGGCGGCTTTTTACAATTCAAGACGTTATGCAGAGTACAGTGCGTGCATGGCTACAA GATAGAAGCCTCCGCGTTACGCATAATTTGACCATCTTTGGTGGTTGCGGCCTAGTTCTTTCGATAATCACTGGGCTTTTTGGGATCAATGTGGATGGAATACCCGGGGGTGCAAACACGCCATATGCGTTTGGTCTCTTTGCCGGAGTTCTTTTCTTCATAGGGAttgttctgatcggtctagggttACTTTATCTTGGGTTGCAGAATCCGATTACTGAAGAAAAAGTTCAGGTGAGGACGTTGGAGCTCCAGCAGCTGGTCTCCATGTTCCAGCACGAAGCGGAAACCCACGCCAAGGTTAGAGATGCCATCTCAAGGCATAATCTACCTCCAACTGCGGCAGATGTGCTCCAGGAAGCAGGATATGTTATTATACCATGA